The stretch of DNA ttagttagcttgttatccatacatatatacatacatagccAAAGACGAATATATTGCAGAAGAGCAAGGCAAGCCATTATTTACTGATTATGAAGGGCTACCGTTATGTAATGTTAAAGACTGCATTTATTCCTGTCAAATTAAGTTTGCTAGGCAGCTAGCCAGCTGAATccgctagcttgctaacgttggTAGTAATTTTAGCAagcttgctaactagctaccaaATATTATACAGAACTAACCCTGTGGCTGTCTACGTTATGTAAACTAGTTAAATGTCAGGACCTAATAACTTTATAACTTTACCATAACGCTAGACTAGAAGAGTGACAATTTACAAGATTCTGCGTTAGTAGCTAGCTGAGTCGACATTAGGTACAGTAACTAACAGTAATATTTGTTATGATGGATTGGTGACCAAAACAACAGCTATGCCTGTTGTACCAAAACATCTTACTTAGCTATATCCAACTGTTCATTACTGACAGCTACACACGTGCCTGTAAAATTGTTCATTTTTATAATAATCTATTTCTGTTTTCTAAGTTGGCCTTCGAGAACTCAATTTATCGTCCTTGTTTATGTCTGCTCATCTACCATCGAGGCTTTTGTTTAACCCTTCCACCTCAAATAAACCAGGAGCATCATCCCTGCCCCATGAGCAGCGAGCTGGGCTTTCTGCCTGCCATGTACTCATTCCCTGGCTTAATCAATGTCCCTGAAATGGGGATCAATATTGGCCCTGCAAATACCRGTCAACACCTGCCGGGAGTGTCGCCCCCAAGCACGTGAGTAGAGTCTAGTGATGGGAGCGCTGCACAATACACACAGATGTAACAACCATGTGCTTTGCAGGAGATTTYCAAGACTCAGACTTGCTAGCATGTTGCCATTACATTTATTGTTATTTRTTCAGGAGTTGGGAGAGAAGATGCCTGAGAAAGCACAGGAGGAGAACAGATGACGAGTGAGTTAAGAATAGGAAAAATCWATAAAATGAACAGCAGTGTTTATTCTGCTGCGCATGTTAGTTTCAAAGGACAAATTATTTACTCCAAATCAATATGTGTTTGTTCTCCAGAGGATGCAGTGCCAAAaagaggaggctgatgggagATGCAGGATGTGATCCTTTGGATGACCTCAGCCATAATGTGTGTCAGATCTGGCCACCAGGCAACAACGGCCRCCCTCTACCTGAATCAGCCAGCCAAGCACCTCCACAGCACTGCCTGGGGACTCAGAARCTGGGGCTGCCCATATCCGGGTCTCCCTCCCGTCTGGTCTGTCCAGAAGCAGAAGGCTCCTGCATCGAGGTYGAGTCTGCTCATAGAAGACTGCAGGAGATTGAGGAAAGGTTAGCTATGAGAACCTTATGAGGGCAATGTGGGAGATTCCAGTTCTGTTAATGTCCATAACTCATCATAATTGCAATGTGCATTGTTACTGACTATAACTTGTATTAGCATTAccaccatttgttttgtcttcaccGTGCACTACACACTCTGCATacacactctgtcatacagtgaAGTTAATCTATTTTTGTCAGGATCAGtctggaggatgatgatgatgatgatgacctgGATGTGGAGCCTGCACCCAGGCGGCCAGTGCTGGTGATGTCTGACAGTCTGAGGGAGGGGCTTCAGCGTGGCATCAGTGACATTCTCCCCCACACTGTGGCCCAGTCTGTGTAAgtactcctctccttctcatccccCACCTCAGAGGAACATTTAACTCAAGTACCTACCTACCTGCAAGGTTTGATGGTAATACATACTCACCTTAAGGAGGGGGGTTATGATTTTCTATAGGCTATTACAACATTTAAATATGCAATTTAGTGTTAAGTGTTTGAAAAAGTTAAGTGTTAAGTGTTTGAAAAAGTCCTCAAGTCCTTTTAATTTGACTTGCCAWtgtctgtatgaaccctgtatAGGRTACTTGCTCAGcctgtaaattaaagataaaatcaCCAGCTATTGAAATTATGCACGTATCATTCGCTTTCCTGTCTGATCTTGACTGGGACAGTATTTTTCTCATCCATGCCAGTAGCTTTCAGTTGGCGCTGGCAAATCataattatttgcatcaatccagtggccttTTGCTTTGAAAACTCCATCACAAGTATGCTATAGAAACACCACTAGCAAACACAACTGTCTGGCTGGTGTGAACCTGAATTTAAGGGTAACTACACAAAAACATCTAAATGTCTGAAGTTTTTCCTAGACCTAAAAAAATTGTCCCcagatgtggtttaagcatggttgtggacttagaacatcccattttgttgtttttctatttaaaaaaaaatgaaatcacagTCCTTCTTcccactttcttttttttgttgctatggtatcgttttggtatcaAGTATCGTTTTTTCAAATTCTGCTCTCGAGGATTTTGCAGAAAAGAACACGTGGTACTTTAAAATCTGCAGTAAATATATTGATCACATTGTTACAATAATCTCTTTTCTTTGCTGTTACAGTAAATCTATCCAAATCAATGTAAGCACTCAAGGGTATGGTCATTTAAAAGATGGCTAGTcattattagcctggttctgtatgGAATGCAGGCACATAATAATTCTAAAAACAATTATTGTGTGAACAAATCATGTGCTGGTACCACCAACTGAAAAAGTTGGTAGCATCAGTGCCAACAGTGGGAAAAGTTAGTGTAGAACCTTGACCCGTCTGTCATGGTAGCCAGTAGTGAATAAACATTAGAATTTAGGGAGGTGTCCActatttgtttctctttttcagTCCCGTTGTCTCACCTGTTTCTCTCCTGTTCCCGTAGGAGCCAATCCTGTATGGAGCTGGTAGTATGGCGCCTCCCAGAGAATGCGCTGGCTCGAAAGCTGAAAGACTCCCTGCAGAGGAAGCTGCAGACTACCAGCAGGCAACCCCCGACCCCCAGTGCCCCTACCCCTCAGACTCCCCTCACAAACCCCCCCGGGGAGACGTACTCCCCTCTGTACTGCAGCCCAGTGGCCGGGGCCCACAGCTCTGGAGAGGAGGACATGGAGCTGTAGGGCTTTTGAGACCCAGCATCAGGAATGCCCAGAGTAGCTACAGGTCTCAGCCTTGGTTCACTTGGTTYGACCCTCAGAGAAGCCATGGAGAGYCAGAAAAAACTGCATAGACAGATCCAAAAGCTTCACAGTGACATGAACGTCTGCTTTGGATCAAGACCAGGCTGTTGGGCAGCATGGCACATGTATACCACTTGGCCAAAAGAGGGCAAGTACCCACTTTCTTTGTGCTACAGTTAGATAATACTGGatttaaagagcaactgcctctaaaaaacaacttctcatttagaaaacagccCTGTGTGTCATCAATATGAGTCAAACATTTATTATacagtcaaaattgactacaaagtgtaaataaacTGAGTCTCGTCCAAAATAGACTTGTGGTCGTGACTGCATCATAACGTAAATGAATGTTGGGTTTGTTGTcgttttttctacttacccagagtgggaataactcatggataccatttttatgtctgRGTGCAGTTTGGAGATGATGGAAGTTAGCATGTCATTATCTTTTTTGCTG from Salvelinus sp. IW2-2015 linkage group LG33, ASM291031v2, whole genome shotgun sequence encodes:
- the LOC111957657 gene encoding coiled-coil domain-containing protein 117: MSSELGFLPAMYSFPGLINVPEMGINIGPANTXQHLPGVSPPSTSWERRCLRKHRRRTDDEGCSAKKRRLMGDAGCDPLDDLSHNVCQIWPPGNNGXPLPESASQAPPQHCLGTQKLGLPISGSPSRLVCPEAEGSCIEVESAHRRLQEIEERISLEDDDDDDDLDVEPAPRRPVLVMSDSLREGLQRGISDILPHTVAQSVSQSCMELVVWRLPENALARKLKDSLQRKLQTTSRQPPTPSAPTPQTPLTNPPGETYSPLYCSPVAGAHSSGEEDMEL